One Sandaracinaceae bacterium DNA window includes the following coding sequences:
- a CDS encoding EAL domain-containing response regulator: MHSILVVDDDELVRRTIRHVLQRAGFETIGAAGGAEALRIAREEALSVALVDYRMPGMDGLSLLARLRDVQPSMVRLLVSGALDVDVMVDAVNRGEVARIIQKPVHPKDLVATVREAIETAERAGLRWQRARDTAHQEQGRALDALIARGGISLGLQPITRADDRRTVAFEALLRCDCPTLTGPEQVLAAAEAHDAVHALGRAVAHAAAEWLSKVPAPIQLFLNLHPDELTDAEALMIRMGPLRAHARRVVLEITERSSLIGRPGWAASVGRLREAGFRIAVDDLGAGASSLAALADIDPDIVKLDMSLTRDLDREPRKQRLVDLLCRFASTTGAQVVAEGIETQEEAQTATGLGVDLLQGWYLGRAETDPGRVLRYAMAEELPFSARRAASGMRTKALRLVPADDEAETG, from the coding sequence ATGCATTCCATCCTGGTGGTGGACGACGACGAGCTCGTCCGGCGGACCATTCGGCACGTGCTGCAGCGCGCCGGCTTCGAGACCATCGGGGCGGCGGGCGGCGCGGAGGCCCTGCGGATCGCGAGAGAAGAGGCGCTCAGCGTGGCGCTCGTCGACTACCGCATGCCGGGCATGGACGGGCTGAGCCTCCTGGCCCGCCTGCGTGACGTGCAGCCGTCGATGGTGCGCCTGCTGGTGTCGGGCGCGCTCGACGTCGACGTGATGGTCGACGCGGTCAACCGCGGTGAGGTCGCCCGGATCATCCAGAAGCCGGTCCACCCGAAGGACCTCGTCGCCACCGTCCGCGAGGCCATCGAGACGGCCGAGCGCGCCGGCCTCCGCTGGCAGCGCGCCCGCGACACGGCCCATCAGGAGCAGGGTCGAGCCCTCGACGCGCTCATCGCCCGCGGCGGGATCTCGCTGGGCCTCCAGCCGATCACGCGGGCCGACGACCGCCGCACGGTCGCCTTCGAGGCGCTCCTGCGCTGCGACTGCCCCACGCTCACCGGGCCCGAGCAAGTCCTGGCCGCGGCGGAGGCGCACGACGCCGTCCACGCCCTGGGACGCGCCGTGGCGCACGCCGCCGCGGAGTGGCTCTCCAAAGTCCCGGCCCCGATCCAGCTGTTCTTGAACCTGCACCCGGACGAGCTGACGGACGCCGAGGCGCTGATGATCCGCATGGGCCCGCTCCGCGCGCACGCGCGCCGGGTGGTGCTGGAGATCACCGAGCGCTCGTCGTTGATCGGCCGCCCCGGCTGGGCCGCGTCGGTCGGGCGGCTGCGAGAGGCCGGCTTTCGCATCGCGGTCGACGATCTCGGCGCCGGCGCGAGCTCCCTCGCCGCGCTCGCGGACATCGACCCGGACATCGTGAAGCTCGACATGAGCCTCACCCGGGACCTCGATCGGGAGCCGCGCAAGCAGCGGCTGGTGGATCTGCTCTGCCGCTTCGCGTCCACCACGGGCGCGCAGGTCGTGGCCGAGGGGATCGAGACGCAGGAGGAGGCGCAGACGGCGACCGGCCTGGGCGTGGATCTGCTGCAGGGCTGGTACCTCGGGCGCGCCGAGACGGACCCCGGCCGCGTGCTCCGCTACGCGATGGCCGAGGAGCTGCCCTTCTCCGCGCGCCGCGCGGCGAGCGGGATGCGCACGAAAGCGCTCAGGCTCGTCCCGGCCGACGACGAAGCCGAGACCGGCTGA